The Oxyura jamaicensis isolate SHBP4307 breed ruddy duck chromosome 17, BPBGC_Ojam_1.0, whole genome shotgun sequence region AGGAAGcctctaaaaataaacttttttggttgttttctaaAATCAGGAGGCAGTTTACTCGTGGGGTGAACTTAGCCTGGTTCTATCATAGGCCTGCAGCTCTGTTTCCCAGTCTGGTAAATAAGGGCAAATATTCTTGAGGAAACCTTGAGGATTCAGCAGGGGATGCCTGAAGGAAACCTTGCAAACGCGAGCCAAGCTTTTGAAGGTCAGGACTGctcacagcagccctgctcagggATTCCCTTAGCAAAACATGAGCAGACTGCAGAAATACCTGGACCCGGGCTGATTCTCAGGTTCACACTGCTCTCTTCATTATTCAGCTGCACATCCCAGGCCAGCCTTTAAGGGCTGTATAATTTCAGCTGCGGTTTTGCACTGTGTAGTTGTTCACTGGGGACGCAGCCCCTGCCTTGCCACCCTCCCTCCCGTGGGCTCGGGTTcccaggtgagcagcagcagcctctcgGTGTCAGCGGGGGAAAGGGGCCGTATCGAGTGCAGGGAGCGCTTTGCAAGTTTAATGAGGCCGGAGCTGggtgcctgcagcctggctgctggctgcttccTCTCCTGGATTACGAATTCAGGAGAGCAGGAGCTATTCTGGGCCTTGCTTTAGCCATCATCCACTTCCATTTGTATTAGCAGAGACCCCAAATTGGCTGTTTTCTGCCCCTCTCTAGCAGAGTTGCACAGAACTAGCAGCGTGTCACTGGGTTCACCTCTCCTCTATTTTCATCCTGAAAGGgctgcaagtattttttttgctgaacttctcccttctcctctgaGATAGGTGCCTGCAGGGTCCTCTTCGTTCAGTCCTGGGACAAACCAGTGATTCCTTTGCAAATAAAACCCGTGTGCCACATATGTGAGCGCacataaaagcaaacactgctgtGTGCAAGCATCACAGTGAGGCACCAAGTGTTCAGAGCAAAAGGATACCTGGATGCTGGGCCAGGTGGAATGGGAACAAACCCTCCGCCTGCATCCTGGTCTCCTCGGGCCATCAGCCCTTCCACACCGCTCTGTgcatgctgctctgcagtgcctggAGGTGCCAGCCAAGGCAAGGACCCTTCTGAGCAGCTCCAGCGGTGTCTGTCCAGACAGATGAGCCCAAAGCACAGGAGGGCACAACCTGCTGgtgtggctgcagggcaggctggagctgggtgaAGCTAACCCTGCTGGCCAGCCTCTGGCCCCGCTGTCCTGTGGGTCGTTGTGGTCACTGAAAGCCTCTTTTGCCTTCCAGCCTGTGCCTTTGCTGGTCTCTGGAACTGCGTCACCATCAACCCCCTGAACATAGCAGCTGGCGTGTGGATGATGTGAGTGgagtttctgttcttttttttttttttttttttttcttctgccgGGATGGAGGTGTGATCCTTAGGGGTtgcttccagctcaggatactctgtgattctgttcctTACCCCCTTTTCTACTGCTTTTTAGGTAAATACTGCAGTAACCTTACCAAAAATCTGGGGTCTGGGGTTGGGAATTATCAAGAAGGGGGGTGAGGGAAGCGGGGTCCAGCCTCGCTGCATGCTTCTGCTTTGGTATGGCTGGGGGCATGGCTGACCCTTGCTCTGGGGCAGTGTTAACTCTCGTGTGCTCTACCTGGAGGCTCAACGCCTTCGTCCTGTTCCTGTGTGAAGCCCCTTTCTGCTGCCAGTTCATCGAGTTCGCCAACGCCGTGTCTGTGAGGGCGGACAAGCTGCGGCCctggcagaaagctgctttctaCTGCGGGTGAGGATGCTCCCGGGGCTGGGCACTGGGTGTTTTGGGTGTCCCGTTCCTCAAACCAGCCCGGGgctgcctctctctctttcaggaTGGCAGTGTTCCCCGTCATGCTCAGCCTGACGCTGACCACACTCTTTGGAAATGCCATCGCATTTGCAACCGGGGTGCTTTATGGCCTATCGGCGCTCGGCAAGAAGTAAGAGATCTGCCTGCTGgtggagggcaggggaggggaaggtggaCCTCCAGCCCGCACCCCGTCCATTCCCAGCTCACATCCCCGTGCTGTCCCTTCTCTCTGCAGGGGAGATGCCATTTCCTACGCCCGGatccaccagcagcagaagcaaatgGATGAAGAGAAGCTCACGGGGTCCCTGGAGGGACAGGCCCTCTGAAGCGCCTGAGCTCAGGGGAACCTCACATGGACACTGAGGTGTTGGTGAAGATACGGAAATCCACTCTGCCCTTCCTTCTGCCTGCTCCCTTCTCTGTTACTCCGCTATTTCCCTGGACACTGCAGCAACTGGAAATCTCAGGGGCTGGGGCGGGCTGTGCCCTCCTCTCACACCAGCAGCCAGACCTCAGCGCATTGGCCACTCTCTCCTCGCCCTCTCAGAGTTTTAACACTGAACCAAATATCTCACAgtcccctttcttctttttttttttttttattttacttttttccctgcagaggtgctggcccTTTGAGTGCTGCTGCACAAGCCTAAACATGTAGCCTTTCTGTTTTGATGCCTGGTTAATGAGCCTGCTCCGTTTTGCTGGGGACTGAGTGTGGGCAACATGCTCACTGGGAACTGCTCTTGGAGCTGCCTGGCTCCACTGGTTGCATGCCCAGGGGTTGGTTACACACTATACCTCTTAAAGTAACGCACTCTGGTGTGGCACTTCCCAGGCACAAAACACTAATCCAGCATTCAGCAAAACCTGGTGATGCTCACGCTTGGTTTTCTTCCACCGAGCAGGTTTTAGTATGGGTCCAGTTAGGCTGGGCATCAGACATCCCTGCGCACTGAAGGACTTCCAGCAAAAATCCCACATGAAGACAATGACCACTCTGCAGAGAAGCTGCGAGAGATGCTGGGGCAGATCCTGGGAACTAAAGTACAGTCTCTCCTTCCTCTGGATACAGCTTCAGGCAGTTACGACCATTAACTTGAATTATACGCATTAATTACTTAGTCTGAACAAGGGTACTTGTCTTAAACTTCACCTTTTTACTGGGGAGGATGTGAAGGGTGGTTTGCTTTACCTCAGCTGAAAAAGGATAGTATTGCTTGAGCCAactgtttggttttttttgctGGTGTGATGGTTGCTGATGTGCGTGAGCATCCTTTTCTTGTGACCCCGGGACTGTGCTCTGTTACCTCTCACTTCCCgtgtctgctcctgcagcccgtTCTTCTGCGTGTGGGAcctgctttttgcttctgtctgGTACAGTCGTTCTCATTGGGCTCATGCTTTTTTGCATCAGTCCTGGGCTGGTTTTGCATGGGGAGATGGCAAATCCTTCCTTTGCAAACAGAGAAATCTGTACCAGTTCGGTGTGGATGGCAGGTTATTGTCCTGGGCACTTTGCTGCTTTGTTCCAAGCTCTGTCATGTTCTCTGCGTCGTGTCAGGCAGAACAGAACTGCTCACTAGGTCCAGGTCCCACACTTCTCAACACAGTTTCTTCTTGGGGGGAGGGGTGTTAATTTATTAGTTTTTACacagttgctttttgttttacttaggaaaagggaaaataacttatttctacatatttatgtgttttgatgggctttgctttctctgggtGTAGGAGAAAGGAGCGCTCCTTTCCCTGTCATTCAAAGGAAAGCATCGTCTCATTTTGGGGGTCTCTCTGGACCAGGGAGAACCCTGGCTGCTGTAACAGGGGTACTGGGAAATCCCATTTCAGCCTTCAGAGTGTTTCTCAGACTTTTGGAAAGTGTGCTGCCCTTCGATCCCTTTGTCTTATGGGTGCCGA contains the following coding sequences:
- the CACFD1 gene encoding calcium channel flower homolog isoform X1: MSSQDDQFQAAAPEPAAPSADDGMTWWYRWLCRIAGVIGGVSCAFAGLWNCVTINPLNIAAGVWMMLNAFVLFLCEAPFCCQFIEFANAVSVRADKLRPWQKAAFYCGMAVFPVMLSLTLTTLFGNAIAFATGVLYGLSALGKKGDAISYARIHQQQKQMDEEKLTGSLEGQAL
- the CACFD1 gene encoding calcium channel flower homolog isoform X2 encodes the protein MSSQDDQFQAAAPEPAAPSADDGMTWWYRWLCRIAGVIGGVSCAFAGLWNCVTINPLNIAAGVWMMMAVFPVMLSLTLTTLFGNAIAFATGVLYGLSALGKKGDAISYARIHQQQKQMDEEKLTGSLEGQAL